Below is a window of Bacteroidales bacterium DNA.
CAGAGGGTGAGGCACGGATCGTTAATGACAGGGAAATAGCAGGCTATACGGTAAACGGGCCTACCCGGAGAAGACCCAAAGAATATCCTGTTTTTTTCGTGGCACGTTTCAGTAAGCCCTTTGAAAGTATGGACGGATGGCAGGAAGAAAATTTGAATCGGGATATTGAAGAGGTTTCCGGATCAGAATCGGGAATAATGATCAACTTCAATACACGCGATGATGAAAAAATTTTAATGAAGGTGGGGATTTCCTATTGCAGCCCGGAACAGGCCAGGCTGAATCTTGAAACTGAGCTGGCACACTGGGATTTTGATCGTGTGGTTAAGGAATCCGCTGAAGAATGGAATAACTGGCTGTCAAAAATTCAGATAAGAGGAGGCAGTGATAAAGAAAAAACCCGATTCTATACCGATTTATGGCATGCCCTTCAGGGTAGAAGAATCATCAGTGATGTGAACGGAAAATACAGCGATTATACGGGAGAGAAAAGAAGGGTAAAGCAGCTCCCCACTGATGAACAAGGCAATCCTGAGTTTAATTATTATAACTCCGACTCTTTCTGGGGGGCTCAGTGGACACTAAATACCCTTTGGCACCTGGTATATCCGGAAGTTTCCGAAGAATTCATCAATTCCATGCTCACCATGTACCAGGATGGTGGATTGATACCGCGTGGGCCTTCAGGAGGGAATTATACTTTTGTGATGACCGGAGCATCTTCAACCCCGTTTATTGCCAGCGCCTGGCAAAAGGGAATACGGGGCTTTGATCCTGAAATGGCCTATGAGGGGATGAAAAAGAACCATCTTCCAGGCGGTCTGATGAGTAAAGCCGGTTATGAACATGAAACCAACAAGGGCGGTGGAATTGAATACTATATGGACAGGGGCTATGTGCCGGAAGGAATTGAAGCAAGAGGCTTTCATCTTGACGGGGCAGGCATGACTTTGGAATATGCCTATCAGGACTGGTGCCTGGCCCAAATGGCAGATGCACTTGGAAAAGACCGGGACAAGGAAAGATTTCTGGCAAGATCACGGAACTATCGGAATCTTTATAATCCGTCGACCGGATGGATGCGCCCTAAAAACATGGACGGCATCTGGATTGAACCCTTTGAGC
It encodes the following:
- a CDS encoding GH92 family glycosyl hydrolase, encoding EGEARIVNDREIAGYTVNGPTRRRPKEYPVFFVARFSKPFESMDGWQEENLNRDIEEVSGSESGIMINFNTRDDEKILMKVGISYCSPEQARLNLETELAHWDFDRVVKESAEEWNNWLSKIQIRGGSDKEKTRFYTDLWHALQGRRIISDVNGKYSDYTGEKRRVKQLPTDEQGNPEFNYYNSDSFWGAQWTLNTLWHLVYPEVSEEFINSMLTMYQDGGLIPRGPSGGNYTFVMTGASSTPFIASAWQKGIRGFDPEMAYEGMKKNHLPGGLMSKAGYEHETNKGGGIEYYMDRGYVPEGIEARGFHLDGAGMTLEYAYQDWCLAQMADALGKDRDKERFLARSRNYRNLYNPSTGWMRPKNMDGIWIEPFEPLNSEGFVESNAAQMTWFVPHDVKGLAELMGGYEALTDKLNRSFERARPVDFVDSDSWVNYSNQPSMQMAHIFNYSEAPWLTQYWTRQVIETSFSGVTPQSGYNGDEDQGLMGALSVLMKTGLFELHGGAAKKPFYEIGSPIFDKITIYLNNDYYPGEKFVIETFNNKEENYYIQGASLNHSPHNKPFILHEKVIKGGKLELRMGGNPNKSWGEHSPSNLLSN